A portion of the Natronococcus sp. AD-5 genome contains these proteins:
- a CDS encoding NUDIX hydrolase, with the protein MTSHHSEDGSPPTTVEPVIDYESLRNRDDIPFHEQTDVVGEEIVEQVADLADLAGAGITNRDGNLLFRRLTDTCSWKIPVETVEPGKDFATAITEHIRETIGFTVELDAIEGIWDIHVRTADGEKTASRGFVIFSASPVSGSYDLAAATPEGDPVENAGWFDELPAGADEIPGTDLFID; encoded by the coding sequence GTGACAAGCCACCACTCCGAGGACGGATCTCCGCCGACTACCGTCGAGCCGGTTATCGACTACGAATCGCTGCGCAACCGCGACGACATCCCGTTTCACGAACAGACGGACGTCGTCGGTGAGGAGATCGTCGAACAGGTGGCAGACCTCGCTGATCTCGCCGGAGCGGGTATCACGAACCGCGACGGCAATCTGCTGTTCCGGCGACTCACCGACACCTGCTCGTGGAAAATCCCTGTGGAAACGGTCGAACCCGGGAAGGACTTCGCCACAGCGATCACGGAACACATTCGGGAAACCATCGGATTCACCGTCGAACTCGACGCGATCGAAGGTATCTGGGACATCCACGTCCGGACGGCGGACGGGGAAAAAACGGCGTCCCGCGGGTTCGTCATCTTCAGCGCCTCGCCAGTCTCCGGCAGCTACGATCTAGCGGCAGCTACCCCCGAGGGCGACCCCGTCGAGAATGCTGGCTGGTTCGATGAACTCCCCGCCGGGGCGGACGAAATCCCCGGCACAGATCTGTTCATCGACTGA
- a CDS encoding ZIP family transporter — MSPAAGGADGLVAALIPLFAIGLAAVHLFAGRLRVLDVIPRSRWLSFAGGVSVAYVFVHLLPEIGLAGEAIDESDTPLAAVENHVYIVALLGFVAFYGLERFAREARSEDGSADVEHRPVTDEVFWLHTVSFGAYNALVGYLLVHQEDPGVTSVTFFFVAMALHFLVNDFGLREHHGRAYHRYGRWLLAGAVFLGLAIGYAAAVTELFLGVLFAFLSGGVVLNVIKEELPAERQSRFWAFAAGAAGYTLLLLGG, encoded by the coding sequence ATGAGTCCGGCGGCGGGCGGCGCGGACGGACTCGTCGCGGCGCTGATTCCGCTGTTCGCGATCGGGCTCGCAGCAGTTCACCTGTTCGCCGGGCGTCTTCGCGTTCTCGACGTGATTCCGCGCAGTCGGTGGCTGTCGTTCGCGGGTGGGGTTTCGGTCGCGTACGTGTTCGTTCACCTCCTCCCCGAGATCGGGCTCGCCGGGGAGGCGATCGACGAGAGCGACACGCCCCTGGCCGCGGTCGAGAATCACGTCTACATCGTCGCCCTCCTCGGGTTCGTCGCCTTCTACGGGCTCGAGCGGTTCGCGAGAGAAGCACGTTCCGAGGACGGATCGGCCGACGTCGAACACAGACCGGTGACGGACGAGGTCTTCTGGCTCCACACCGTTTCGTTCGGGGCGTACAACGCTCTCGTGGGGTACCTCCTCGTCCACCAGGAGGATCCCGGCGTCACGAGCGTAACCTTCTTTTTCGTCGCGATGGCGTTGCACTTCCTGGTGAACGACTTCGGCCTTCGCGAGCACCACGGGCGGGCGTATCACCGGTACGGCCGGTGGCTGCTCGCGGGCGCGGTGTTCCTCGGTCTCGCTATCGGCTACGCCGCGGCCGTAACCGAACTGTTTCTCGGCGTGCTGTTCGCGTTCCTGTCCGGCGGCGTCGTGCTCAACGTGATCAAAGAGGAACTCCCCGCCGAGCGTCAGAGCCGGTTCTGGGCGTTCGCCGCCGGGGCGGCGGGATACACGCTCCTGTTACTCGGGGGGTAG
- a CDS encoding sodium/proline symporter, whose amino-acid sequence MASTLQLTFGAYLLALLVIGAYFFVKTETNRLSDYLLAGRDVGTWPVAISEVSSVASGWTFFAWVGIGFTVGINGLWFSITMVLLVIFMYRYVGSRFRRQSEDLGSITVADHLSLAVADERLSTHIRVVATLSIIVFMGAYIGAQVIAVGEAMDTGIGIDYGIAIAVGGVVVGLYTMLGGFNASIWTDVFQGVLIFVAAVTLPVLMIAEVGGWSAFVAEASAVEDAALLDVTGGLAGQALLVGTLAWVTFAFGTIGQPHSLMRLQAIRSERLLSPAAAIAVTFQSLRLTVPLLIGAAGRVLYGSVDNPENVAMMAIVDFFPAVVAGALLAAIVSAILSTSDSMLLVASSDFTRFYEEQIDPNASQTTLILLGRVAVGVLAVGGIVLAFVRPGTIFEIIEFAYVGLGATFGLPLLFMLFWERTTGEAILAGIITGLVSSIANLYLVGGYFPILVWPVCIAVIVGVTLATSSTGADVAGVPEPASSGRQPADD is encoded by the coding sequence GTGGCGTCGACGCTCCAACTCACGTTCGGCGCGTATCTGCTCGCTCTGCTCGTCATCGGCGCGTACTTCTTCGTCAAAACGGAGACGAACCGCCTCTCGGATTACCTGCTCGCGGGTCGAGACGTCGGAACGTGGCCGGTCGCCATCTCGGAGGTGTCGTCGGTCGCCAGCGGGTGGACGTTCTTCGCCTGGGTGGGCATCGGGTTCACGGTCGGGATCAACGGGCTGTGGTTCTCGATTACGATGGTTCTCCTCGTCATCTTCATGTACCGGTACGTCGGCTCGCGGTTCCGCCGACAGTCCGAGGATCTCGGGAGCATTACCGTCGCGGACCACCTCTCGCTGGCGGTCGCGGACGAGCGGCTCAGCACGCACATCCGGGTCGTCGCGACGCTCTCGATCATCGTGTTCATGGGCGCGTACATCGGCGCGCAGGTCATCGCGGTCGGCGAAGCGATGGACACCGGGATCGGGATCGATTACGGGATCGCGATCGCCGTCGGCGGCGTGGTCGTCGGCCTGTACACGATGCTCGGAGGGTTCAACGCCTCGATCTGGACCGACGTCTTTCAGGGCGTACTCATCTTCGTCGCGGCGGTGACGCTACCGGTGTTGATGATCGCGGAAGTCGGCGGCTGGTCGGCGTTCGTCGCCGAGGCGTCAGCGGTCGAGGACGCGGCGCTGCTCGACGTCACCGGTGGACTCGCCGGACAGGCGCTGCTCGTCGGGACGCTCGCGTGGGTGACGTTCGCGTTCGGGACCATCGGCCAGCCCCACTCGCTGATGCGCCTCCAGGCGATCCGGTCCGAGCGACTGCTCAGCCCCGCGGCGGCCATCGCCGTCACCTTCCAGTCGCTCCGACTCACGGTTCCGCTGCTCATCGGCGCGGCCGGGCGCGTGCTCTACGGGTCGGTCGACAACCCGGAGAACGTCGCGATGATGGCGATCGTCGACTTCTTCCCCGCGGTCGTCGCCGGCGCCCTGCTGGCGGCGATCGTTTCGGCGATCCTCTCAACGTCGGACTCGATGCTGCTGGTCGCCTCGTCGGACTTCACGCGGTTCTACGAGGAGCAGATCGATCCGAACGCGAGCCAGACGACGCTCATCCTGCTCGGTCGGGTCGCCGTCGGCGTCCTGGCGGTCGGCGGAATCGTCCTCGCGTTCGTCCGACCCGGAACCATCTTCGAAATCATCGAGTTCGCCTACGTCGGCCTCGGCGCGACGTTCGGGCTGCCGCTGCTGTTCATGCTGTTCTGGGAGCGGACGACCGGCGAAGCGATCCTGGCCGGCATCATCACCGGACTCGTGTCGTCGATCGCGAACCTGTACCTCGTCGGAGGCTACTTCCCGATCCTCGTCTGGCCGGTCTGTATCGCGGTGATCGTCGGCGTCACGCTCGCGACCTCGAGCACCGGAGCCGACGTCGCGGGCGTTCCCGAACCCGCCTCGAGCGGCCGACAGCCCGCGGACGACTGA
- a CDS encoding DUF790 family protein, which translates to MLTKDLLRVSRAGGGYRPQFATREHRPLAARVIGTYQGHVGKPRENLERALADLERDAEHFKLVRGFSALLERDATFETDAAIEPERARKAAFEAAEAVGVVSEDERAMALVRAAEGIEPSADDLERALYADLEERQVLTAIEPRWDPDGLVAQYNLSLAQTALFDATEVRVRSSDPKALVSAIKRLRLMYEIRKTGDVSGGAPDEREVVVTGPTHLFRATRRYGTRFARLLRTIATADEWRLEATIDDRGTERTLELSDAGPVRVPNAEPVADVSFDSGVEADFAARFSNLDLDWELAREPAPLATGTRVMIPDFAFEYEHGEFRVFFEIMGFWTPEYVEKKLGQLEGLEDVELIVAVDESLGVGEEIAARDFRAIPYTGTVRLKDVADVLREYERQLVAESAASLPDELRPDEDVVSLERLAARRGVSEDALADVSFPEHDLVGRTLVRPSVLDSLGEELEAGTSLSAAEATLEEYGISDSSALLSELGYRVEWEGLAGGTVVERE; encoded by the coding sequence ATGCTGACGAAGGACCTGCTTCGCGTCTCGCGGGCCGGCGGCGGCTACCGCCCGCAGTTCGCGACGCGCGAGCACCGTCCGCTCGCCGCCCGCGTCATCGGCACGTACCAGGGCCACGTCGGGAAGCCGCGCGAAAACCTCGAGCGCGCGCTCGCCGACCTCGAGCGCGACGCCGAACACTTCAAACTCGTGCGCGGGTTCTCGGCCCTGCTCGAGCGCGACGCGACGTTCGAGACCGACGCGGCGATCGAGCCCGAACGCGCCCGAAAGGCCGCGTTCGAGGCGGCCGAGGCCGTCGGCGTCGTCTCCGAGGACGAGCGGGCGATGGCACTCGTTCGCGCCGCCGAGGGGATCGAGCCATCGGCCGACGACCTCGAGCGGGCGCTGTACGCCGACTTAGAGGAGCGGCAGGTGCTCACCGCGATCGAGCCGCGGTGGGATCCCGACGGGCTGGTCGCCCAGTACAACCTCTCGCTGGCGCAGACGGCGCTGTTCGACGCGACGGAGGTGCGGGTCCGCTCGAGCGATCCGAAGGCGCTGGTGTCGGCGATCAAGCGGCTGCGGTTGATGTACGAGATCCGGAAAACCGGCGACGTTTCCGGAGGTGCCCCGGACGAACGGGAGGTCGTCGTCACCGGCCCCACTCACCTCTTTCGGGCGACCCGTCGGTACGGAACGCGCTTCGCTCGACTGCTGCGGACGATCGCGACGGCCGACGAGTGGCGCCTCGAGGCGACGATCGACGACCGGGGAACCGAACGAACGCTCGAACTCTCCGACGCCGGCCCCGTCCGGGTTCCGAACGCCGAGCCCGTCGCCGACGTCTCCTTCGATAGCGGCGTCGAGGCCGACTTCGCCGCCCGGTTCTCGAACCTCGACCTCGACTGGGAACTCGCGCGCGAGCCGGCCCCGCTCGCGACGGGAACGCGGGTGATGATTCCCGACTTCGCCTTCGAGTACGAGCACGGCGAGTTCCGCGTGTTCTTCGAGATTATGGGCTTTTGGACGCCCGAGTACGTCGAGAAGAAGCTCGGACAGCTCGAGGGACTCGAGGACGTCGAACTGATCGTCGCCGTCGACGAGTCCCTCGGCGTCGGCGAGGAGATCGCGGCGCGGGACTTCCGGGCGATCCCCTACACGGGGACGGTCCGGCTGAAGGACGTCGCGGACGTGCTCCGGGAGTACGAACGCCAGCTCGTCGCCGAGAGCGCCGCCTCGCTCCCGGACGAACTGCGGCCGGACGAGGACGTCGTCTCGCTCGAGCGCCTGGCCGCCCGCCGCGGCGTGAGCGAGGACGCGCTGGCGGACGTCTCCTTTCCCGAGCACGACCTCGTCGGGCGGACGCTGGTGCGGCCGTCGGTGCTCGACTCGCTCGGGGAGGAACTCGAGGCGGGAACGTCGCTTTCGGCGGCTGAAGCGACGCTCGAGGAGTACGGAATCAGCGATTCGAGCGCTCTACTCTCCGAACTCGGCTACCGCGTCGAGTGGGAGGGGCTCGCCGGCGGAACGGTGGTCGAACGGGAGTGA
- a CDS encoding zinc-dependent alcohol dehydrogenase has product MQALTWHGEQDVRVSEVPRPEIVNPNDAIIEVTATAICGSDLHLYNGYMPSMREGDVLGHEPMGEVVEVGEEVETLEEGDRVVVPFTISCGSCWFCERDQHSLCDNSNPNAEIARKIMGHSPAGLFGFSHMLGGYAGGQAEYLRIPYADVGPVTVDADLPDEQVLFLSDIFPTGYMAAENADIEENDTVAVWGCGPVGQFAIQSARMLGAERVIAIDRIPERLEMARDHGDAETIDFEEEDVYDRLMEMTGDRGPDRCIDAVGTEAHGTGLVGVADQVKQGMHLQEDRPHVLRQAIKCCRKGGTLSVPGVYLGRSDNLPFGPVMNKGLTVKTGQTHVQRYLDPLLEKIEDDEIDPSFVISHQVSLDEGPEMYETFNNKEDECIKAVMTP; this is encoded by the coding sequence ATGCAAGCGCTCACCTGGCACGGCGAACAGGACGTCCGCGTCAGCGAGGTTCCCAGGCCCGAGATCGTCAATCCGAACGACGCGATAATCGAGGTCACGGCCACCGCCATCTGCGGCTCCGACCTCCACCTCTACAACGGTTACATGCCGTCGATGCGGGAGGGAGACGTGTTGGGCCACGAGCCGATGGGCGAGGTGGTCGAGGTCGGCGAGGAGGTCGAAACGCTGGAAGAGGGCGATCGCGTCGTCGTCCCCTTCACGATCAGCTGCGGGTCGTGCTGGTTCTGCGAGCGCGACCAGCACTCCCTCTGTGACAACTCGAACCCGAACGCCGAAATCGCCCGAAAGATCATGGGCCACTCGCCGGCCGGCCTGTTCGGATTCTCGCACATGCTGGGCGGCTACGCCGGCGGACAGGCGGAGTACCTGCGGATACCGTACGCCGACGTCGGGCCCGTCACGGTCGACGCCGACCTGCCGGACGAGCAGGTGCTCTTTCTCTCCGACATCTTCCCGACGGGATACATGGCCGCCGAGAACGCTGATATCGAGGAGAACGACACGGTCGCGGTCTGGGGCTGCGGACCGGTCGGGCAGTTCGCCATCCAGAGCGCGCGGATGCTCGGCGCCGAGCGGGTGATCGCCATCGACCGGATCCCGGAGCGCCTCGAGATGGCGAGGGATCACGGCGACGCGGAGACGATCGACTTCGAGGAGGAGGACGTCTACGACCGGCTCATGGAGATGACCGGGGATCGCGGGCCGGATCGGTGCATCGACGCGGTCGGAACGGAGGCCCACGGCACGGGCCTCGTCGGCGTCGCCGATCAGGTGAAACAGGGGATGCACCTCCAGGAGGACCGGCCGCACGTGCTCCGTCAGGCGATCAAGTGCTGCCGGAAGGGCGGCACGCTCTCGGTTCCCGGCGTCTACCTCGGGCGCTCGGACAACCTCCCGTTCGGGCCCGTGATGAACAAGGGACTGACGGTGAAGACGGGACAGACGCACGTCCAGCGCTACCTCGATCCGCTGCTCGAGAAGATCGAGGACGACGAGATCGACCCGTCGTTCGTCATCAGCCACCAGGTGTCGCTGGACGAGGGCCCGGAGATGTACGAGACGTTCAACAACAAGGAAGACGAGTGTATCAAGGCCGTGATGACGCCCTGA
- a CDS encoding PQQ-dependent sugar dehydrogenase — MSAHVENSSRRAALAAVGAVAFGGCTSVFDAEETEPDDDGDVPTSGGEADPDWKLPAGSPLEPAVEPDPLVTSLTAPWDLAFSPTGELYVTEREGRLLRFETESVLEAEDDPLDAADVADDARWELPGEHAQGVAVHPSYPDPAVVYVYYGSSEDNRVARFDATADDPLETLEVLVEGMEGHHTIGGRIAFGPRDDLWITDGTSEEDPAQEPDRLGGTILRVRPDGEPSDANPDLEDADPRVFTYGHRNPQGLAWLPDGTPVCTDHGPAGRDEIQRLRPGANFGWPVAHGGPDDEEYESYDDRDAFEPPLANTGPDLTWSPGGCVFYEGDAISAWRHRLLVATLRGAHLDVVTLLPPGAEQPPLDGESRRYDDAWLDDAYTATAHRVLDDELGRIRHVTQAPNGDVLAVTSNRDGGPGPDGDRFPRDRDDVLARIRVA; from the coding sequence GTGTCAGCGCACGTCGAGAACTCCTCGCGAAGAGCAGCCCTCGCCGCGGTCGGCGCGGTCGCATTCGGCGGGTGCACGTCGGTGTTCGACGCCGAGGAAACGGAACCGGATGACGATGGCGACGTCCCGACGAGCGGCGGCGAAGCGGATCCGGACTGGAAACTCCCCGCGGGTTCGCCGCTCGAGCCCGCCGTCGAACCCGATCCCCTCGTGACCAGCCTGACGGCCCCCTGGGACCTCGCGTTCTCCCCGACGGGCGAACTCTACGTCACCGAACGCGAGGGGCGCCTGCTGCGGTTCGAAACCGAGTCAGTTCTCGAGGCCGAAGACGATCCTCTCGACGCGGCGGACGTCGCGGACGACGCTCGGTGGGAACTGCCGGGCGAGCACGCGCAGGGCGTCGCCGTCCACCCGTCCTACCCCGACCCGGCGGTCGTCTACGTCTACTACGGCTCAAGCGAGGACAACCGCGTCGCCCGGTTCGACGCGACCGCGGACGATCCGCTCGAGACGCTCGAGGTGCTCGTCGAGGGGATGGAGGGCCACCACACGATCGGCGGGCGCATCGCGTTCGGTCCGCGGGACGATCTCTGGATCACGGACGGAACCTCCGAGGAGGATCCCGCTCAGGAGCCGGATCGACTGGGCGGGACGATTCTGCGGGTGCGGCCGGACGGCGAGCCCTCGGACGCGAATCCCGACCTCGAGGACGCCGACCCGCGGGTGTTCACCTACGGCCACCGAAATCCGCAGGGGCTTGCCTGGCTGCCCGACGGGACGCCGGTCTGTACCGATCACGGGCCGGCCGGCCGGGACGAGATTCAGCGGCTGCGCCCGGGCGCGAACTTCGGCTGGCCGGTCGCCCACGGCGGCCCCGACGACGAGGAGTACGAGAGCTACGACGACCGCGACGCGTTCGAGCCGCCGCTTGCGAACACGGGGCCGGATCTGACCTGGTCTCCCGGGGGCTGCGTCTTCTACGAGGGGGACGCGATTTCCGCCTGGCGCCACCGGTTGCTGGTCGCGACGCTCCGGGGAGCGCACCTCGACGTCGTCACCCTGCTGCCGCCCGGCGCCGAGCAGCCGCCGCTGGACGGGGAGTCCAGGCGGTACGACGACGCGTGGCTCGACGACGCCTACACCGCGACCGCCCACCGGGTGCTGGACGACGAACTGGGGCGAATTCGCCACGTGACGCAGGCGCCGAACGGCGACGTGCTGGCGGTCACCTCGAATCGCGACGGCGGGCCGGGGCCCGACGGCGATCGGTTCCCCCGCGACCGGGACGACGTGCTGGCGCGGATTCGAGTAGCGTGA